From the genome of Candidatus Desulfarcum epimagneticum:
CTTGAAATTACGGCGAAATCCCTCCAGAACATCGTGGGAAACGCCAAAAAAATCGTGGGAAGAAACGAAAAGGGCCATTACCGGGTGGACACGGCGGATCTCACCGCCCGGATGATCTCCCGGTTTCTTCTGGAAAAGGGCTTTGAGGCCTGGGCCGAAGACATTGAAAATTATGATCTTTAAAGGGCCGGGGCCGGACTTGCGTAATGTCCGTAAACAGCCCGGATGTCTTTTTCAAGATTTGTGGACGGGGTCCAGCCCAGTTTTTTAAGCCTGGAGATGTCCAGCCTTTTCCGGGGCATGCCGTCGGGATAAGAGGGGTCCCACCGGATTTCTCCCCTGAGCCCGACGATTTTTTTGATCATATGGGCCAGGTCAAAAATGGAAATATCTTTCCCGGTTCCGATGTTGATGTGCGGATTTTTCACCTCATGGATGTCTCCGGAGGCGTCGGTCCGGGAAAAGGCCCTGACGATGTCATGGAAATCCACATGATTCATGATGTGCAGGCACGCGTCGGCCAGATCGTCGGAGAGCATGAATTCCCTGAAGGGCTTTCCGGTTCCCCACAGGGTGATGGACGCGGCCTTTCCCGGGCGCCGGAC
Proteins encoded in this window:
- a CDS encoding conserved hypothetical protein (Evidence 4 : Unknown function but conserved in other organisms), encoding MENSTQDTVMISANLEITAKSLQNIVGNAKKIVGRNEKGHYRVDTADLTARMISRFLLEKGFEAWAEDIENYDL